Genomic window (Aethina tumida isolate Nest 87 chromosome 4, icAetTumi1.1, whole genome shotgun sequence):
taaaggatAACCTTAACATCACTTTGTACTATTGAAcaatatttgtgttttaattgaaatacgaGGACCTAACTTTCGTCAAGtccaaacaaaaaatagttaCAGACTCATTTGAGTTGTACCTCTCCACGGAAATCTTTAGTAAAAGGCGAAAGATTTATTCGCTTATTGAAGAGATACCAGAGTACCGATTATTACAATTCACAGGGTTTTCGGATTTTTTGACGTTTGAACACCGGTGGGGTGTAAGCATGTGTCGCCATCTAGATATATAATTAGTCTTATCCGCCATTTTGTTAGTAcctaataatatagaaaaagtaataattattttatattattgaatgatatttttattttattagagtacgtatatacatttttttcaacgTACTAAAATATCAGTCAATACCatgattacaaatatttatgtcttTTCAAACAAACTTCTCCAAAACTgtttttaagctttaaaaatgattaattagtgTACGACAGTTTCATAAATACATCCATGGgtacaaaagtattataacTACTTCCAATAAATCTAGCAGTTGGATATGTTACTGCAGTTGCGCAGAAAACCTTAATGTGACTCAACTTCTTAAAACCATTAGTAACCGAAGTTGTTAGTAGTTACATCTCACTGTCACTGTGACGGCAAACGGGCCCAAAACGCTCAAAATACCGGCAGAAAGGCATACTTACCTGGCGTAGGGGTCTACCGTGATCAGCAAGGCGGTTCCCCCAGGACGAGGCCCTTTCATTGCACTACGATCGGGCTGACCCCTGCGATTATCCCTAATGTGGATAACTCGGGCGCATAATTTTTGGTAGTCGGGACTGCGTACGCGCTATCCCggtcttaaataattaaataaaaatgttctatGAAAGTTTATTTGTTAGATTGGCctttttccaaacatttcATTCAatcttattatcaaaattttatttttgagagtatattgtattttcaattaagtCCGAAGTTAATGATTATtggtacttttattttattttcattccatttgtttttgtgttcttaataaattgaCCCTGAATataataacagttttattaaatttttcattgattatattgaaaacattgttgacaacaataacataaacaattataataaatctgttgtattatttttttcgtagAATTGTACACGACATATTATGTACACATGTTGtgaaatatcttttatattgGACAATGtggtttttcaataaaattcctCCAATAAAACGAATTAGTACTAATACCAATTAGATATAACTTGagtgataaatttaatgattcacACACTGTAAAATACCAgattaagtattattattccaaaaaaataatcacataACGCAACctttaacttataaattatgagaGATAAATTTCATCAATGGCAATCGTCTTTCTAAATCATTTTCGTTGATTTTGCgtactaataattaatgtaatatttattatcctcAATTTGATGATCagatatttagaattttcatTGGTGTTTCCCAGTGGGGGATAATacaattacatataataatattaatcactaagaattttatatatttaaaaaaataatgtgaagTACTCGATTATCATCTCTGCAATAAATTTCATGAAATGTCATTACTATTGATTATTATACCTCGATTTCACAGTACAATAAGTCAGATTTTTTTGGTTTagtaataatagataatagaTAGTTCTATTAAAGTgatcttatatataaattatgtcataattaatattaaatttattattagtacatATTTCATTCTTTGAGCcattgttttttgaaattattaattaacaagtgTCGTTGGATTTCTGaggtgttttaattttaatttattttttattaaatttattactataacaaacaataattttgattaaagttTACATCTTTGAAATCACCATATTTGTTTCTATAAATGTGctaaattttgtagaaattaaagaaaagttGTCCAAGTTATCAAGAGGAGCGACTGACACATTCAATCCCAATTAAAGTTTGCCTCGTTTACCCTCTTATAAGTGACAAACATAGTTTCGATTTAAGTAGATTCCACACCATTGAATTCGGCAtactttttactataaatgttgtaaattttgtagaaattaaagaaatgttGTCTAAGTTATCAAGGGGAGAGACTGACACATTCAATTCCTTTCGaacaagaattaaaatttgcttCGTTTACTGTCTTATAAGTGACAAACTATAGTTTCGATTTAAGAAGACTCCACACCATTGAATtcagcaatattttttatataaatgtagcaaattttgtataaattaaagaaaagttGTCTAAGTTATCAAGGGGAGAGACCGACACATTCAATTCCTTTCGTACAATCATTATAATTCGGTGCAAATActcttttagttaatttatttaatattcaaaatatagaaattttgcTTAGACATTTCTAGTTTTAACTGAATTTGGTACCATTAATTGTAcgaatgtaaaatgtaaatatattttgaatatatttaacaatgaatataaatattaaaaacgcagataaataaatcacttacaaaattgaatccagaaaaaaaattacataatttgtttggaTATTGAtctatgtttataaatatttgatttttgaaacattcttgttattgttgataatatttcttgatttgttgtttgtttatattattcagaTGTTACGAAACAGTGGGTAAAAAAAATCCTCATAAGtaagaacatttttttattattaaaataggaaCTTTATTAACAggaattacttaataaatactaattaataaataacattggaCTAGAATTAAGGCAAGTTCACAAAGTTAATATAACTTCATTTAAACAGTTCTAATGTTGCACCATTACGGCTTGGCTTTTTTCACAATCCCGTTGACGAAACTGGGCAGATTCGACAAAGACAAGTGCACTTTACTCGAATTACAAATGTTGATGTTGGCAGTTGGTGTGATGGCTTCAGTTCTGAACACTTTCTCCGAAACACTACGCCTGACACAGTCGTGGTTCTTTTTCGAGGACACTTTTATTTGGTTGCCCACTGTGGTCACCACGCTATCACTAACATTATCACCGATGAAGATTTTGCCCATGTTCCCGACGTAGTCGATCCGTCCGTTGCCTTTGGACACTGTAACTCTGCAACTGTCGCCGATTATCCTTAAACTTCCCAGGTTCTCTTCGACGTCCACGTTGCAGTTGTTGCCGATCACCAGGGTGGTCCTGGAGTTGGTTTTCACCGTGATGTTCAACCCGTTCCCCACGAACTTCTTCGTCTTATCCAACGAGGACATCCTATCTACTGGCACTACCATTTCTAACGTTTACTATCTAATGTGTGCGAACGTCTGCGGTCTGTGTATCAATGACGGCGTGGATAATTATCCGGCAACTTTATATCGGGCCGCGGTGTGGTTATTCACCGCTTTTCGTTTAGCGACTCGCGTCGCTGAGCTTTCACGATATCGCCCATGTACTATAAACCAAGCAcctgtgatttttttttgcacGGGGAACTACAATAATTCGATCGACATTGACGAGGCGATTATTTCGACAGTCGATAACGATAAGTCAGGATCCCCAATGAACGGCGATTTAATCTGGGAGAATCGCTTTAACGTGTAAATATTTACCCAGATGTGAAATTTCTTTCCAAAAATTCGCGAGGGACGTCCCCATTAATTACGCATCATTCGGGGGAAATGTTGTTAGGATCCTTGTGTTTCTTGTATGGGTAATAACATTATATTGCAGTACTTGGAATTATTGTGTCAACTAAAATTTACTAACTACAGAAGGATGTGACTGCCTTGTAGCCATACAGatgtagttaattaattaagactgataattattttagttattgaaAAGGATATCTCAATAAAAGACAacacaatttgttaattaacatttattataacaaataaatacaataataaagtatGACCTTAAAccaaaagataatttaaggCTCAGATTTTTCGCCACTATTCCCTTTAGTGGTGGCATTGGCGGCGGGACCGGAAGCAGGAGGAGGTGGGCGCTTGAAATCGGTTACTGGGGGTCTTCTGATGCTGGCTTCAAATGGTGCTGGCTTAAGAGTGAACAGTGATCCGAAGACGATGTGTTGCACCAAGGGAAATTTGGAAAGAACCTGAAAAAAATTGGAGTCTTTTAACCAGTAATTTGCGGTATTAAGCTAATAATCACTTTTACAGTCGCAATTTGAGCTAACGATGTAATTTTTCATAGATAACGTTTGCGGTATTTCCCTTGTGGTTTAACGATTAACACATGCCGGAGACTGCTGGATAATTGgcctaataattttataaggtGTTTTCCTGTAGTCCTTTTGTTTAGACTTACGTTACGTAGGtttcttaagaaataaaaggatgatttgtttttatttggtaattataaaactaaataaaaaaaattaaataacatctgcataagttttaaataggTAAATGATTAGTTAGTACATTTGAAGTGGTTTAATCCaagtttgataaaaaatatagacaaattttagatatatatatttaattctacttaataaataataaatgaaaactgtttttgatttgaattgaaggcttaaaataatcaatcttTATTTAACGTTAACGTATTAACagaataatttgatataaccAATATATTGGATTTGCAGTAATaaaatcacataaaattataattttaacaatgttttgtatatggaacattaatatcaaattattttgtaaaaaacagTTACTGTAACAAAGTTTGACAAGAAAATATGGCCAAAATTtagatatgtatttatttataaagaaatttaaagagCTAcgtaatattaacattattcaaaatatagaaattttgaaTAGATATTTCTGGTTTTAACTGAATTTGGTACCATTATCTGtacttctaaattataattctatattttaaatttttttaacaatgaatataaatattaaaaacgcaaataaatatatttaattattttctatacttaaacatataataatgtaaattcaaaaactaaaataattccctataattttatattttaagatttatttgacGTTAACGTATTTGTGGAATAACTTTATATAaccaatatatttcatttgcaGTGATGAaatcacttaaaattaaataaatataattattttctatactcaaacatataataaagtaaatccaaaaactaaaataattccccataattttatattttaatctttactTAACGTCAACGATTTAATGGAATAATTTGATAcgtccaatttattttatttgcagtgataaaatcacataaaattatgtataattaatttgaatttattctgtagAAACTGTACAAAAATAAGTTTCTGTTTCTGTACTTAAATAGATGTGTTTAACATTATAGTTATAAAGTTAAACACTTCTATTTAAGTAATGAGTTGAAAGGATATATTTAGGTACACATGCAACATTTATTAACTGAcgcaaaaacattaaatattccttAAAGACAACATTCttgattgaaaaataaagccaaatatttataaccagCTTTCGAATTATTGCATATATTTTACTGGTTACTGGTAcctgtataattaaaagaaaaatttaatacaaaacaaatctaacataattaattcagaAATGTTTTGGAATAATCGGCAGACCGAACAAAGTCCATACACAGGTATTGATAcaaaaaaatgacaatataaattaactaattcaatTAACATCTATTGGTTCTGTCGCCTGCAGCACGTGCAACCTTGGAATAGACCCACACAAGTTCACTTTCAGGGATTTACTACTGACATACCAACAACTGTTGATGCACTCTTCGTGTTTACTTCGTgttgtatgtataaaaaaattgaattattactcTATTGACttctatttattgtttacatgTTTATAATTCATTGAGGGGATGCCCCGTGAAAAAACTTGACCTGTGGTCGGAAACGGAAACTGGTACTGGTTTTGCGATTTTGTAACCGGGTACGACATAACCCGGAGCCAACTATCTTTGAAATGTCAGGTCACCTACACTGGTTTCGTAAGCCAACGAATTTAGACATGGTCAGTGTCGACCACACCacttaatttttgtgaatCCCCTCAACATTGTTGTTTGAATATGACCGTATAGAGTAATTATTATGTCCTCGTTGCTTAGAACATACAATAGTCAAGGTGAGACAAATACATAGATTACTGGAGTTGAAGAACCTTTGGAGTAATGTATTGATtacaattcataatttattttactcatttgtattagaaaatatttttattttgatcttgattgtttaataaaaaaacccaACCTTGTGCTCATTTTGGTTTTTCTCGAAATCGTCTAGaagaattaatttcatttaaaaatatttattgtaaaacctGAATATACTCCAAGAATCTTACTACAAGGTatcatgttataaaatataataagaaatttgcttttattaaatctaaggacgaattaataaaaaaaaattcattactgATTAGACACAGATGTGCAAAgtgcaaaacaatttttaaaaaaacaattttatttgtacaaataattttataagtgtttttagtttaaaatttcaaatctaaAAAAGTTCCGTGTCTGAGATCTTTTTATCTGATTTTAGGTAAGCTGAATAAGTATCAATTATCGGCACTTATGTTCAATGTCAAGTGATGCCTGATTAATAACcggaaataacttttattaagtaaaatttgaagcaattgaaatctctactattatataatatataatattatattcaacCGCATAGTTTCAGCATCTGATCGTGATTATATAAGATGTGtgtactaatatatttttttagagttTGGCCCATTTGAAAAAGAGACaccctctttaattttttttccaattttaaagaatgaaaattGTACTTATAGACAAAATGTCTTGTTTTTTTGGTCAAAATCAACATCTATAGGGTAATTTTTTGGCATAAAAGTTGAAGAATTTATGCTAGGAAttgttttatagaaaatttaactacaCCACTGTATTAAGGATTGGGGGTATATACCCAATTCCTCAAAAAATTTATGCATATACATAATTCTGTAGAAAACGacttaatatgaataaatttggcTTAATTTTTCcagttaatatgtaaaaatttagttggtatataattttaacaataactatatttaaatatatttgatatgtgcaaataattttaagtgtttATGATATAATAGATAGAATCTAGGAAAgtttgtgaaattttttatccatGTATAGTAATGTTTTTCTATTCTCAAGTGTTTATTACTTATCAACACTTATGAGCAAAGGTTCATTGTCAAGTGATACCTGACAAATAATaggaaacatatttaattttaataaattaaaattaaaacaaagtaaaaataaatttttcaagcaATTCAAAATTCGAATTATTTTATGgtcaaaacaataatttaaaaaaaatggaaataaaaatgtttaaagaaattaaacaaagatatttgatttttatttcatgacgcaaattaactgaaaataacaatcaaCAAATGAACagatattcaaaaaatcactTTGTCCATTTTTACAAAGTTCAAAGTTCAGAATTTctcatttatttgttaatttattactctATTAAGTCAaatgtgaatttaataataataattattaaaaattaaaatattttgtgaaactTACCTCAactttgtacattttaattaggcctgaattaattttagtccATGTGGGGACACCACTAATGCTCCACAGTTGATTAGAATGTTCTGCAAAAGGCCCTTTTTTCACttcattaatgtatttaatacagCTAATAAACATGTATTGATCAGAGTATTTTTGGACAATAGAGTCCTTATAAAATTGAGAAGGGTCTACCACAACTTTtcctaaaacattttttaattaactttttattatttattaaaaaattgaagtgtACCAGAAAGTTGTGAGCTGCCCCATATAAAGGGCACAAATTGATAATCATCCAAGCTCCAAACACCATGGCTTCCTGCTGGTTCCATTCTGTAGGTTTGCTGCAGTTTTCTGACAAGGTTTAAGTACCTAAGGCCACAATACTGAAACCCCTcatttaaacaacaaacaataaacCATACTTTACAAAAACAAGACATGCTGTGGCTGGTTGATCTGCTTCCTCCAAGAACCCAATTTTGAAAAGGCAACAGAGGAACATTATGAATGATATTTCATGACCAGTTCCATAATCTATCCTAGTCGAATTGCCAAATGCTTCAGTGAGGTATTCCATAATTTCAGGTACTGCTCTGTACAACTTTTCTGGGAGCAGTGTTTGTagtatgtcaaaaatatcctaaaatattccataaagCAAAACcaccaaaaattgttttgtccTGTCTTACATCTTTTAGTTTTTGGTACCAAGTTCTGAAGGCTTGATTTCCAAATCTCTGTGGTTGATCAATTGGTGGTATTTCATCAACCATGTTATCTAAGTAATCAATCATCTCTGCACACTTTATTATGGCAGGTGAAGCATTTTTACTTCCCTCTTCATTGCTGAGACCTTCACAGGATTTGTTAATGGTTACTATAAAACCAAGCAACTCCTAAaatcagaatttaaaataatgggcctctaattttatataatttatttacaaaatacgcTTCTGATTTGTCCCAGGTTTGCATATCACTTATGGTTTTGATTTGTTTCGTTGGGGTTGTGAAATTGTGTTCCTCTTGTTCTGAAGATAATGCTGTTAGTAaggaaattacaaaattgttcCAACATACTTATAACGctcattttgtttaatttgctGTATTATAaggttattaaatgttttgttcTAGATAGTTGTCAAATTTGACGgtaaaatcataatattactaaagtctaaaattatggCAACACTGTTTTGCCAGTTGGTAAgcctgtttttaaaataaaaaatttcaaacattttttaaatttcattcaaaatttacatttaaaaactgatttaGAATTTGGTATATTAATAGACTTCGtactattataatatattgattacaatttaaattatgtacttataatattgatttttttgtatgtGTGTAAAATTCTTTTAGTAAACTATTAGATTTGTCAGGACACTTGgaaaacaaagaaataaaatgcatttttgtgtaaaaataataatttagtacctaaatatagtataaaatttgaaatgctTAATAAACCAGGGaatgtaaattatacattttatgtaaaataaataatgactaTTAAAATCACAATTAGAGTAATTACAACTCCtgctataattataaatttgtcttcTGAAGCTCTTTTCTCAATTAATCTCATTGTATGATTGCTCAACCCTAAAGTATTTGCCATATCCATAATCTTCCTTTGAGCCCCCTTCAATGTGATTCTCTGATTCCTCAAGGACTCCAAAGCATTCGCACCAGTAAATAACATTTCATCCACACCTCTATTGGCATTTTGTAATGAATTTTGATGCTGTATTGCATAGTCTATGTTGATAGCAGTCAGATCCGGATTTGGGGCGAATCTGCGGTTCAACAGCTGTTCCCTTTCTGACGCCGCAGCCTCACGACGTGCCCTTCTCTGTTGTGTTGAAGCCAATGCTGCTTGTAAATGTCTGCTATCATATTTGAGTTGGTCACAGCGCATTTTAGCATTTTGCCTTTGATCTATTGGTAGTTTAAATAAGTATGTGTCTAGTTTTTCACAGTtgctacaaataaatatacattttcattcagtcaataaataaatagaaacaaattacctgtttatttgatttatcttTTCCTGTATCTCATTTTCGATTTCTGTTGCGTTCGCGGTGTTGCCCTCTAAAACTTGAAACGTTTGTTGTGTCtgttgaattaatttgttagtttGGTTGTATAATGTATCCATAATACTTAAATACGgcgacaattattaattaaagctggtatttttaaatgacatgccaaatatatacatttgacGTAACATGAATTTTGGGGAATTAATTTTTCGCCAACTCACTTttggttatttaatataaatacaataaataaagtctgcaatatttaaaatttgtattgacatttgaacaaattacatttaattcatttttaatttacttaggATAAAGTTAATAtcagattaataaattttaaacaataattttattgatggcAAACTTCACAGGATTTACTTTATGACAAGACGAggttaatataatacataaaaaaataaaaaacaaaacaaaagcaaATTGATAATCATAAACTGTAATGAAAGTCTTTCTTCTGTATTACTATCAGGGTACAGGGGAAAAAACACtgcaataaaatgattttaaagtaatatcgCCTTATATGAGGCCCACCAAATAAGTCcaacaaacataaatatgatttaaagggaacataaataaatgatatggAGTCACGGTGTCGATTGTGTGCCGAAAGTTCCACCGATAAAATATCAGTATTAGAAACTCCAGACTTGTCCTCGAGGATTCTTAATCTCTTTCAAATTAGAATCTCCAATGAAGACAGACTACCGACAACTATATGCCAGAAATGTTACAAATCAGTTGAAACAACATGGGTGTTCAATGATCTCATTCAGAAAGCCCAGGAAATACTCAATGAACTGGCAAATACTGTTGAAACAGCCAAGGCTTTGGATGAAACAAGTGAACAACAAATTGTTGATGATGCTGCTGGTGATTTGAGTTTTGATGATCCCAGTTCAGACCTTAAGTGTGAGTTTGAAGACGACGACTTATTTTTACCAACAAATAATGTGGCACCTGTTGAAAAGCCAGCTAAAACTGAGAAGAAGGTATTCATatcatattcaattaattaaatgaattatccCAAATTTTCTAGCAAAAACGGTCAACAAGAAAGAAAGAGGAATCATCAAACAATATAGAATGTTTGCCAGACATCAAAGACTTCGACGTCAACGAAGACGGCACCCTCGTGCCGAAAACGGACCAAATCAGCTGGGAGTCGTACCCGTGGACCTGCTGCGACTGCCACCAAATCTTCGACAATTCAGAGGACCTAAGAGACCACTTTGCAACAGTCCACAACGGCACACCACGATATCTATGCGCCGACTGCTCCAAAGTCTACGCCAAGTACAGCACCTTCCTAACGCACGTCAAAGTCCACCGCATCAAGCTGAAGTTCTGCTGCGACGTGTGCTACAAGTGGTTCCCGACGGTCACCGACCAGGAGAAGCACCGGGCAAAACACGGGGACGAAAGGCCTCACATGTGCACGACGTGCGGGAAGCGTTTCAGGATGCAATCAGCCCTGTTGGTGCACGCCAGGTCGCACCTCCCGGCCGAACTAAAGAACCGGTATCAATGCGACCAGTGCCCTAAAAGGTTTGGGACCAAGCCGAATCTGATGGCGCATAAACGCATCCACAGCGGCGTCAGGGATTACACCTGCGACCAGTGCGGCAAGAGTTTTGTGCAGAAGGGCAACTTAGAGAACCACCTGCTGACCCACACTGCAGCCAGGCCATTTAACTGTACAATTTGTGGCAAGTCCTTCAAAACGCTGATTAGATTGAAGAAGCACGACTCCGTGCATTCGGGATTGAAGCCACACAAGTGTGACGTGTGTGGGAGACAGTTTAGGGAAAGGGGGACGTTGAAGGAGCACCATCGCATTCACACTGGAGCCATGCCTTTTACCTGCGAGTTTTGCGGCAAGTCGTTCCGATTTAAAGGCGTCCTGACCACGCACAGGCGACAACATACGGGCGAAAGGCCCTATTCCTGTAACGAGTGCCAGCATCATTTCACTAACTGGCCGAATTACAACAAACACATGAAGAGGCGACACGGGATCAACACCAGCGTGACTTGCAGGACAAGACAGGATATACCGCCGACGGGGATGCCGCACAGAAACCCTCCGGGTACTATTTTGGCACCACCACAGAACATGGTGATTGCGGAGAACTATGGGCCTCCGCCGATTTTCTTCCTCGAATACTGAACGTTTCATTTATGTGATGTGTGATTAATTGATGTTTAATTTACTGCTTAACTTAATGCATATTAGGGGCTATTGAAAACTATAGTTAGCATCTAACAGAGTAGTTTAATATAAgctgtatttataaattgaattgtgtGAACATGAATTTAGAAAAAGAGTGTATTAATTTACTCGATTTCttcactttatttatattatttttgaaataaaaaatattaaacatggtattttatttacgataata
Coding sequences:
- the LOC109598342 gene encoding gastrula zinc finger protein XlCGF26.1, with product MESRCRLCAESSTDKISVLETPDLSSRILNLFQIRISNEDRLPTTICQKCYKSVETTWVFNDLIQKAQEILNELANTVETAKALDETSEQQIVDDAAGDLSFDDPSSDLKCEFEDDDLFLPTNNVAPVEKPAKTEKKQKRSTRKKEESSNNIECLPDIKDFDVNEDGTLVPKTDQISWESYPWTCCDCHQIFDNSEDLRDHFATVHNGTPRYLCADCSKVYAKYSTFLTHVKVHRIKLKFCCDVCYKWFPTVTDQEKHRAKHGDERPHMCTTCGKRFRMQSALLVHARSHLPAELKNRYQCDQCPKRFGTKPNLMAHKRIHSGVRDYTCDQCGKSFVQKGNLENHLLTHTAARPFNCTICGKSFKTLIRLKKHDSVHSGLKPHKCDVCGRQFRERGTLKEHHRIHTGAMPFTCEFCGKSFRFKGVLTTHRRQHTGERPYSCNECQHHFTNWPNYNKHMKRRHGINTSVTCRTRQDIPPTGMPHRNPPGTILAPPQNMVIAENYGPPPIFFLEY
- the LOC109607011 gene encoding uncharacterized protein LOC109607011; this encodes MVVPVDRMSSLDKTKKFVGNGLNITVKTNSRTTLVIGNNCNVDVEENLGSLRIIGDSCRVTVSKGNGRIDYVGNMGKIFIGDNVSDSVVTTVGNQIKVSSKKNHDCVRRSVSEKVFRTEAITPTANINICNSSKVHLSLSNLPSFVNGIVKKAKP
- the LOC109598350 gene encoding probable Golgi SNAP receptor complex member 2, which gives rise to MDTLYNQTNKLIQQTQQTFQVLEGNTANATEIENEIQEKINQINSNCEKLDTYLFKLPIDQRQNAKMRCDQLKYDSRHLQAALASTQQRRARREAAASEREQLLNRRFAPNPDLTAINIDYAIQHQNSLQNANRGVDEMLFTGANALESLRNQRITLKGAQRKIMDMANTLGLSNHTMRLIEKRASEDKFIIIAGVVITLIVILIVIIYFT
- the LOC109598317 gene encoding serine/threonine-protein phosphatase 2A activator, translated to MSVIKQEEHNFTTPTKQIKTISDMQTWDKSEAYFELLGFIVTINKSCEGLSNEEGSKNASPAIIKCAEMIDYLDNMVDEIPPIDQPQRFGNQAFRTWYQKLKDDIFDILQTLLPEKLYRAVPEIMEYLTEAFGNSTRIDYGTGHEISFIMFLCCLFKIGFLEEADQPATACLVFVKYLNLVRKLQQTYRMEPAGSHGVWSLDDYQFVPFIWGSSQLSGKVVVDPSQFYKDSIVQKYSDQYMFISCIKYINEVKKGPFAEHSNQLWSISGVPTWTKINSGLIKMYKVEVLSKFPLVQHIVFGSLFTLKPAPFEASIRRPPVTDFKRPPPPASGPAANATTKGNSGEKSEP